In Torulaspora delbrueckii CBS 1146 chromosome 1, complete genome, one genomic interval encodes:
- the GPN2 gene encoding GTPase GPN2 (similar to Saccharomyces cerevisiae YOR262W; ancestral locus Anc_8.712), whose product MPFGQIVIGPPGSGKSTYCNGCHQFFNAVGRHVQVVNMDPANDRLSYPCSVDIRDFITLEEIMQQQQLGPNGGLMYAVESLDQSLDLFVLQVKSLVQEERAYVVFDCPGQVELFTHHSSLFHIFKRLEKELSLRFCVVNLTDCYYITSPSQYVSVVLLALRSMLMMDLPQINVFSKIDLLKSYGELPFRLDYYTEVQDLEYLQPYIEQESSGVLAKKYQRLTEVISEMVADFNLVSFEVLCVDDKESMINLQSVVDKANGYIFGASEIGGDTVWAEATREGAMLANYDIQDRWIDNKEMYDKIELEQQKKLIEERKQQEKEIDVDKDDEWERALKDWEEKQGVNYVK is encoded by the coding sequence ATGCCATTTGGTCAGATTGTGATAGGACCGCCTGGATCGGGCAAGTCAACTTATTGTAATGGGTGTCATCAGTTTTTTAACGCAGTCGGCCGACATGTTCAAGTAGTGAATATGGACCCGGCGAACGATCGATTGTCATACCCTTGTTCAGTGGATATTCGAGACTTTAttactttggaagagatcatGCAGCAACAGCAATTGGGCCCGAATGGTGGACTAATGTATGCGGTTGAGTCTTTGGACCAGTCTCTCGATTTATTTGTCTTGCAGGTCAAATCGTTGGTACAGGAAGAGAGGGCTTATGTCGTGTTTGATTGCCCTGGGCAGGTTGAATTGTTTACACATCATTCTTCACTGTTCCATATATTTAAGAGACTAGAAAAAGAGCTTTCCCTAAGGTTTTGTGTGGTCAATTTGACAGACTGTTACTATATCACTTCACCCTCACAGTACGTCTCTGTGGTTTTGCTTGCACTGCGTTCCATGCTTATGATGGATCTGCCGCAGATTAACGTGTTCTCCAAGATCGATCTGCTCAAATCGTATGGTGAATTGCCCTTCAGGCTTGATTACTACACAGAAGTGCAGGACTTGGAGTATTTACAACCATACATCGAGCAAGAGAGTTCGGGAGTACTCGCGAAGAAATACCAGAGGCTCACCGAAGTCATTAGTGAGATGGTTGCTGATTTCAACCTCGTTTCCTTCGAAGTTTTGTGCGTTGACGACAAAGAAAGTATGATTAACTTGCAAAGCGTCGTGGACAAGGCGAATGGCTACATCTTTGGTGCTTCAGAGATTGGAGGCGATACTGTATGGGCAGAAGCCACACGAGAAGGTGCCATGCTGGCGAATTACGATATTCAAGACCGCTGGATCGATAACAAGGAAATGTACGACAAGATCGAGCTCgaacaacaaaaaaaactaatcgaagaaagaaaacaaCAGGAAAAGGAGATTGATGTGGATAAGGATGACGAGTGGGAAAGGGCATTAAAAGACTGGGAAGAGAAACAAGGCGTGAACTACGTGAAATGA
- the DSE3 gene encoding Dse3p (similar to Saccharomyces cerevisiae DSE3 (YOR264W); ancestral locus Anc_8.713) produces MPRKFLGERVESGVDFVRPSSLTLTADDLQHIPLNGFEVDEPVSYGLGSRISRKFGGTIKLRKRLESVPELFLHDFKKKPFKKRPKKPSLRRVEPPKVTLPTLAEEVPKPLLTEDEIDNIFVTNRIVMPITVRPQTGAFTKNDDGSMSSNEQLYDEIISAYGSASQDRHPQLLNSEIDRVLEHISHRQLTKKPIPVLDPTIYDPEVAQSTNVDLRPPSPVMSEKISSPEYTGTSSSDRWSSGDEFSDLGSALISQALDDEHYVTATNSLRFTNSPFIERADTEAVHDIQPVRLHRIELIPKTFTFDDEDKKLSEADEPETLKLTEVQLLQRKIESIEIASCSSSIYSDK; encoded by the coding sequence ATGCCCAGGAAATTTCTGGGGGAGAGGGTCGAATCGGGTGTCGATTTTGTGCGGCCTTCTTCATTGACTTTGACGGCTGATGACTTACAACATATTCCTTTGAATGGCTTCGAAGTAGATGAACCAGTGTCTTATGGGCTGGGCAGTAGAATTTCTAGGAAATTTGGTGGTACAATAAAGCTGAGAAAACGGTTGGAATCTGTTCCAGAGCTTTTCTTGCATGAttttaaaaaaaaaccattcaagaagagaccAAAGAAACCTTCGCTAAGAAGGGTAGAGCCTCCAAAGGTGACATTACCCACTCTGGCAGAAGAAGTGCCCAAACCGCTGCTTACGGAGgatgagattgataatATTTTTGTGACCAATCGAATTGTTATGCCCATAACGGTACGGCCTCAAACAGGTGCTTTTacaaaaaatgatgatgggTCCATGAGCAGCAATGAACAGTTATATGACGAAATAATATCGGCTTACGGTTCTGCTAGCCAGGATAGGCATCCACAATTGCTGAATTCCGAGATCGATAGAGTACTTGAACACATAAGTCACAGACAACTTACGAAGAAGCCAATTCCAGTACTTGACCCAACAATATATGACCCTGAAGTAGCTCAGTCAACTAACGTGGATCTACGTCCTCCATCGCCAGTCATGTCAGAAAAAATCTCAAGCCCCGAATATACGGGGACCAGTTCTTCAGATCGTTGGAGTTCTGGTGATGAATTCTCAGACTTAGGCAGTGCTTTAATAAGTCAAGCACTGGACGATGAACACTACGTCACGGCAACCAATTCTCTCCGATTTACCAACAGTCCTTTCATTGAACGCGCAGACACGGAGGCAGTACACGACATACAGCCGGTAAGATTACATAGGATCGAACTGATTCCAAAGACTTTCACATTCGACGATGAAGACAAAAAGTTGTCTGAAGCAGACGAACCtgagactttgaaattgacCGAAGTTCAACTTctacaaagaaagatcgaGTCCATTGAAATAGCCAGTTGCAGCAGTAGCATATACAGCGATAAGTAA
- the RBL2 gene encoding Rbl2p (similar to Saccharomyces cerevisiae RBL2 (YOR265W); ancestral locus Anc_8.714) — MSPSQLEIKVRALQRLVKEEGYYQQELKDQTAHVEKLKKDKDVDPYDLKKQEEVQQDTEKLLPTMYKKIAEFKENLEEYIKSYQGNEELQDAQTAIKKQMKY, encoded by the coding sequence ATGTCACCATCTCAATTGGAGATCAAGGTTAGGGCACTACAGAGACttgtcaaggaagaaggttattatcaacaagaattgaaagatcagACAGCCcatgttgaaaaattgaagaaagataaaGATGTTGATCCATATGATTTaaagaagcaagaagaagttcaGCAAGATACTGAGAAGTTGCTTCCTACTATGTACAAAAAAATCGCTGAATTTAAGGAAAATTTAGAAGAATACATCAAGTCCTACCAGGGGAATGAGGAATTACAGGATGCCCAAACGGCCATAAAAAAGCAGATGAAGTATTAA
- the PNT1 gene encoding Pnt1p (similar to Saccharomyces cerevisiae PNT1 (YOR266W); ancestral locus Anc_8.715): MLGRGATIKLLRYSTQAHKAALIDGTDALEERLRSNELLKNLKCKYQDNQFQVVEDGDEGSQHLNCDKSLPMTVFPKQEIFDKVMRDNKVSQWRKPLTQWFRLGVHMMKYYKDGLRDTYRVAKDTRNLVEKCELDPKTPLVTQLCKLIEFNEIATRQKKDATALPLTRKQSVMYHRRAQVWKLPTFFILALIFEEFTAVVCYVFPKLAPHNCLTPGAYQKVCRTHTNDVTSWNPIKYQSPYTISKSSLFHILRRTPVAHISKWKLKIYDTMNIRKNPSETLMRIHQYLFIDDWFLLKDIMDDNPTLLSRKELVNCIFERQLFSADEDLNKMVNEEEGRRLLIWRLFAYWSFRFDGTVTVGGGQLFVEKWGVNNVAILNYSGLVGNKQLDKKIYQSWRSNL; the protein is encoded by the coding sequence ATGTTAGGCCGTGGTGCGACGATAAAGTTGCTTCGTTACTCGACCCAGGCGCATAAAGCGGCTTTGATAGATGGTACCGATGCCCTCGAGGAACGCTTACGGTCAAATgagttgttgaagaatttgaaatgcAAGTACCAAGAtaatcaatttcaagtggTAGAAGATGGTGATGAGGGTTCCCAGCATTTAAATTGTGATAAATCATTACCAATGACTGTATTTCCCAAGCAAGAGATATTCGACAAAGTGATGAGGGATAATAAGGTAAGTCAATGGAGAAAACCTCTGACACAATGGTTTCGTCTTGGAGTGCATATGATGAAATACTACAAAGATGGACTTCGAGATACTTATCGAGTGGCAAAGGATACTAGAAATTTAGTTGAGAAATGCGAACTGGATCCCAAGACACCATTAGTAACTCAACTGTGCAAATTGATCGAGTTTAACGAGATCGCCACACGTCAGAAAAAAGACGCGACTGCTCTGCCTTTGACCAGGAAGCAGTCTGTAATGTATCATAGACGTGCTCAGGTTTGGAAGTTACCAACATTTTTCATACTAGCcttgatctttgaagagtttacAGCAGTGGTGTGCTATGTATTCCCAAAGTTAGCACCCCACAACTGCCTTACTCCTGGTGCATATCAGAAAGTTTGCCGAACACACACTAATGACGTGACTTCGTGGAATCCTATAAAATATCAATCGCCTTACACCATTTCCAAAAGCTCGTTATTTCACATACTAAGACGCACGCCTGTGGCTCATATATCTAAATGGAAGCTGAAGATTTACGATACGATGAACATCAGAAAAAATCCGTCCGAAACATTGATGCGTATTCATCAGTATTTATTCATTGACGACTGGTTTCTATTGAAAGATATCATGGATGACAATCCGACTCTGCTAAGTCGAAAAGAACTAGTCAATTGCATATTTGAGAGACAGCTATTCTcagcagatgaagatttgaataAGATGGTTAATGAGGAAGAGGGAAGACGCTTGTTAATTTGGAGATTATTTGCATATTGGTCTTTTAGGTTCGATGGTACAGTTACTGTTGGCGGTGGCCAACTCTTCGTCGAGAAATGGGGTGTCAATAATGTGGCGATATTGAATTATAGTGGCCTTGTTGGTAATAAGCAATTGGACAAAAAAATCTATCAGTCTTGGAGAAGTAACCTGTGA
- the HRK1 gene encoding putative serine/threonine protein kinase HRK1 (similar to Saccharomyces cerevisiae HRK1 (YOR267C); ancestral locus Anc_8.716), whose protein sequence is MPNLLSRNPFHHHEGDGGLTRNSRSILNFMNRRQSNDSVKSDKSSDSLQAHFTHAHEQATATSTTSPRPSHSMAELKRFFRPNAHRKGRSPAPAALHNHTKPNAEHHVHTQSAIPPSSDSTLSLSNNVNIYHDDAILAQKYGKMGKLLGAGAGGSVKVLVRPTDGATFAVKEFRPRKSNESVRDYAKKCTAEFCIGSTLRHPNIIETLDIFSDSQQNKYYEVMEYCPVDFFAVIMTGKMSRGEINCCLKQLTEGVKYLHSMGLAHRDLKLDNCVMTADGILKLIDFGSAVVFRYPMETEVAMAHGVVGSDPYLAPEVLSSTKRYDPQCVDVWSIGIIFCCMMLKRFPWKAPRDSDENFRLYCMPDDCEHDYVASAKHHEDLLKERRERREHERHHTPAHEQEPSSEKVENNVTKQENKETEKEKESKPEEANHSQSEKVGESEKESKPNEPNHPHSGKAEEPAKDVHIQDKEDNQTSKEPEKSVAEKVNSRTHDLKSVASHKSGASHHKKVIHGPYRLLRLLPHAARPIMSRILEIDPKKRATLADMYADSWFSEIACCTMSPTKQVIRAPGHHHTLVREEDAHLETYKV, encoded by the coding sequence ATGCCTAATTTACTATCGCGAAATCCATTTCACCACCATGAGGGTGATGGTGGTTTGACTAGAAATTCCAGatcgattttgaattttatGAATCGTCGACAGAGTAATGATTCTGTAAAGAGTGATAAGTCATCCGACTCTCTTCAGGCCCATTTTACGCATGCTCATGAGCAAGCCACGGCGACGTCTACGACGTCGCCAAGGCCGTCTCATTCGATGGCTGAATTGAAACGTTTTTTTCGTCCCAATGCTCACCGTAAAGGTCGTTCTCCTGCACCTGCTGCCCTTCATAATCATACAAAACCTAATGCGGAGCATCATGTTCATACGCAATCGGCAATACCGCCTAGCTCGGATTCTACACTTTCCCTGTCCAACAACGTTAATATCTATCATGATGATGCCATCTTGGCGCAAAAATATGGTAAAATGGGGAAACTTTTAGGTGCCGGAGCAGGTGGATCTGTGAAAGTGCTTGTAAGACCTACTGATGGAGCTACTTTTGCCGTTAAGGAGTTTAGGCCTAGGAAATCTAATGAATCTGTGAGAGATTATGCGAAGAAATGTACAGCAGAGTTTTGTATTGGGTCCACACTTCGTCATCCTAATATTATCGAGACTCTTGATATTTTCTCCGATTCCCAACAGAATAAGTATTACGAGGTGATGGAATATTGTCCTGTGGATTTCTTTGCGGTCATTATGACTGGTAAGATGTCCCGTGGTGAGATAAATTGTTGTCTAAAACAGCTGACTGAGGGTGTCAAGTACCTTCATTCGATGGGGTTGGCTCATAGAGATTTGAAACTAGATAACTGTGTGATGACCGCAGACGGAATCTTGAAATTAATCGATTTTGGTAGTGCGGTAGTGTTTAGGTATCCGATGGAGACAGAGGTGGCTATGGCTCATGGTGTGGTCGGAAGTGATCCATATTTGGCACCTGAAGTACTGAGTTCCACGAAACGTTATGATCCACAATGTGTTGATGTTTGGTCCATAGGTATTATTTTCTGTTGTATGATGCTAAAAAGATTTCCATGGAAGGCTCCAAGGGATTCAGATGAAAATTTCAGACTCTATTGTATGCCTGATGACTGTGAACATGACTATGTAGCATCGGCAAAACATCACGAAGATCTGCTGAAGGAGAGGAGGGAGAGACGTGAACACGAAAGACATCATACGCCAGCCCACGAACAGGAACCCAGTAGCGAAAAGGTAGAGAATAACGTAACAaaacaagaaaacaaagaaacagagaaagaaaaggaaTCAAAACCAGAAGAGGCTAACCATTCACAATCCGAAAAGGTTGGAGAATCAGAGAAGGAGTCAAAACCAAACGAGCCTAACCATCCACACTCCGGAAAGGCTGAAGAACCAGCTAAAGATGTTCATATACAAGATAAAGAGGATAACCAAACATCAAAGGAGCCTGAAAAGAGTGTAGCCGAGAAGGTAAATTCACGTACGCACGACTTGAAATCTGTCGCTTCTCATAAATCCGGAGCAAGTCATCACAAGAAAGTTATACATGGACCATACCGTCTGTTACGTTTACTCCCCCATGCTGCAAGACCTATTATGTCCCGTATTCTGGAGATCGATCCCAAAAAGAGGGCAACTTTGGCCGATATGTACGCGGATAGTTGGTTCAGTGAGATTGCATGTTGCACAATGAGCCCAACAAAACAAGTCATAAGAGCACCAGGCCATCATCACACTTTAGTTAGGGAAGAGGACGCTCATCTCGAGACTTACAAAGTATAA